From a region of the Desulfuromonas sp. KJ2020 genome:
- a CDS encoding PilZ domain-containing protein produces MENQDRRESERKDSLNFLDYVVLDQNGQVVDQGMGRTRNVCEKGLMLQTHVPLEDYHTVLLTLGLEDEVVELKGSVVHEEFCPDEGICSGIEFTEIDERGRRILQKYLQAFRAAEGK; encoded by the coding sequence ATGGAGAATCAGGACCGGCGGGAGTCAGAACGGAAGGATTCCCTGAACTTTCTGGATTACGTGGTTTTGGATCAGAACGGCCAGGTGGTGGATCAGGGGATGGGCCGCACCCGCAATGTCTGTGAAAAAGGTTTGATGCTACAGACGCATGTGCCGCTGGAAGATTACCATACCGTTCTTTTGACCCTGGGACTGGAAGATGAAGTGGTAGAGCTCAAGGGCTCGGTGGTGCACGAGGAGTTCTGCCCCGACGAGGGCATCTGCTCGGGGATCGAGTTCACCGAAATCGATGAGCGGGGCCGGCGGATTCTGCAGAAGTACCTGCAAGCCTTCAGGGCGGCGGAAGGAAAATAG